A genomic stretch from Komagataeibacter xylinus includes:
- a CDS encoding TetR/AcrR family transcriptional regulator C-terminal domain-containing protein, giving the protein MSAKIVREQVISSALQLLDKRGMEGLTMRKLADMLGVQVPSLYWHFANRDALCEAVADTLLEQVATTAVTGEKWPDMFFRIACEVRQALLAHRDGARFLARTYPLSDNVARISSQMISSLKDVGADDRTATWGTFSTLYFVIGFTIEEQAFAEKRPDHYQSPDFQSLLLRYPVAASAWHQIRQSDPHEGFHFGLKMSLQGLAHHLHPSEKERCDLSIS; this is encoded by the coding sequence GTGAGTGCAAAAATTGTGAGGGAGCAGGTCATCAGTTCAGCACTGCAACTGCTGGATAAACGGGGAATGGAAGGGCTGACAATGCGGAAGCTGGCAGACATGCTGGGTGTACAGGTCCCCTCGCTCTACTGGCATTTTGCAAACAGGGATGCGTTGTGCGAAGCCGTGGCCGATACGCTGCTGGAACAGGTGGCCACGACTGCGGTCACTGGCGAAAAGTGGCCGGATATGTTTTTCAGAATTGCCTGCGAGGTGAGGCAGGCCTTACTGGCACATCGGGACGGGGCTCGCTTTCTGGCGCGGACTTATCCGCTGTCCGATAATGTGGCCCGGATCAGCTCACAGATGATTTCCAGCCTTAAAGACGTTGGCGCAGATGATCGCACAGCCACCTGGGGTACTTTCTCCACGCTCTACTTTGTCATCGGCTTTACGATCGAGGAGCAGGCATTTGCCGAAAAACGCCCGGATCATTACCAGAGTCCGGATTTTCAGTCTCTTTTGCTACGCTATCCGGTAGCAGCCTCGGCATGGCACCAAATCCGGCAGAGTGACCCTCACGAAGGTTTCCATTTCGGGCTGAAGATGTCTCTTCAAGGGCTGGCACATCATCTTCATCCCTCAGAAAAAGAACGTTGCGACTTGTCGATATCA
- a CDS encoding FAD-dependent monooxygenase, which translates to MKTSYDVLVSGAGPVGLWLACELKLAQIDVAVLDRRPARTTESRALAIHGRTLEMFGLRGCAEDFLEAGRKIPLMEYGALDTRLAFSSFESRFPFTLFLRQTKTEEFLEKRALALGIPLLRETEVTQVEQNEAEVHVTTSRGPFSAPWLVGADGARSLVRHQAGIGFDGFDGRVTAMLGDVVLAKPPEEGGVLSMVTSRGALMMSPLGDGVHHRVIAIDAERSSVEKDTPLTVAELASAALKISGKDYGMGEASWLSRFTDATRLASAYRKGRILLAGDAAHIHAPMGGQGLNVGLQDAMNLGWKLAMVVRKQAPDNLLDTYHSERRPVGQMLFDNTLAQVALATSFTPPNLSLRNTMNDILSFSDVNNRLASEISGFGIAYGYDKVVPETLPAHLVSGKRVPDVDLVVENQPATLYGCMEKGEWVHLAFSPEEQDVPECPEWLDPNIIKHITAYRVDDSPAFSGVSSVLIRPDGYAHSVAMA; encoded by the coding sequence ATGAAAACTTCGTACGATGTATTGGTTTCTGGCGCAGGTCCCGTGGGTTTGTGGCTTGCCTGCGAGCTGAAGCTTGCCCAGATCGATGTCGCGGTGCTCGACCGCCGTCCTGCCCGCACGACTGAATCCCGTGCACTGGCCATACATGGGCGGACATTGGAAATGTTCGGGCTACGGGGCTGTGCGGAAGACTTTCTTGAAGCCGGTCGGAAAATTCCGCTGATGGAATATGGAGCACTGGATACGCGGCTTGCATTTTCCTCTTTTGAAAGCCGCTTTCCTTTCACCCTGTTTCTTCGTCAGACCAAAACGGAGGAATTCCTGGAAAAGCGCGCTTTGGCTCTCGGTATCCCCCTGCTGCGTGAAACCGAGGTTACTCAGGTCGAGCAGAATGAAGCAGAAGTGCATGTAACCACATCGCGCGGGCCATTTTCTGCCCCCTGGCTGGTTGGAGCCGATGGTGCGCGCAGCCTGGTCCGGCATCAGGCCGGGATTGGCTTTGACGGTTTTGATGGTCGTGTCACCGCGATGCTTGGAGATGTCGTTCTGGCGAAGCCGCCAGAGGAAGGCGGCGTGCTGTCGATGGTGACGTCTCGCGGCGCCCTCATGATGTCTCCGTTGGGCGACGGTGTGCATCATCGGGTTATCGCCATTGATGCGGAGCGGTCGTCGGTGGAAAAGGATACACCGCTCACCGTTGCAGAGCTGGCATCTGCTGCATTGAAAATCTCCGGCAAGGATTATGGAATGGGCGAAGCGTCCTGGCTGTCCCGCTTTACGGATGCCACGCGTCTTGCGTCTGCTTACAGAAAAGGGCGTATCCTGCTGGCAGGAGATGCCGCGCATATTCACGCCCCGATGGGCGGCCAGGGACTGAACGTTGGTTTGCAGGATGCCATGAATCTAGGCTGGAAGCTGGCCATGGTCGTCAGAAAGCAGGCTCCTGACAACCTGCTTGACACCTATCATTCCGAGCGTAGACCGGTTGGTCAGATGCTGTTTGACAACACGCTGGCACAGGTTGCCCTGGCAACCAGCTTCACGCCGCCAAATCTGTCATTGCGAAATACAATGAATGACATCCTGTCTTTCTCCGACGTAAACAACCGCCTTGCTTCGGAGATTTCGGGATTTGGTATCGCCTACGGATACGACAAGGTTGTACCTGAAACCCTACCGGCGCATCTGGTTTCCGGTAAGCGCGTTCCGGATGTCGATCTGGTTGTCGAGAATCAACCAGCGACACTTTATGGATGTATGGAAAAGGGTGAATGGGTGCATCTGGCATTCAGTCCCGAAGAACAGGATGTTCCAGAATGTCCTGAATGGCTGGATCCAAATATTATAAAGCACATCACGGCCTACCGCGTTGATGACAGCCCCGCTTTTTCCGGTGTTTCATCTGTATTGATACGTCCAGATGGCTACGCTCATAGCGTAGCAATGGCGTAA
- a CDS encoding S9 family peptidase — protein MTDTLNTPAPSESVDHGVSRFFRNQTFHFQTLRALNDIAANGADLNEVLTAISAIPDGDTKAWFDAFSALAIRTEERIPACADRLSNGHAWLRAHNYWRTAEFLLRSDDPHRKIAWTREIAAFDNGLKLAGIACERFTVPYGTGHLRGILYPGPDGWQKKPLIVLVGGYDSTLEELYFVLAKAAYDRGYGVLTYEGPGQGGVLREYGLTFTPEWEKPTAAILDYFEATQFRPEKTVLVGMSMGGYLAPRAAAFDPRISGVVAYDVLFDMGSIADRYAALAQNPDAAKNPDLVWAVDNACWTLGVRTLSEAVEAIRPYTLKDVARKITADVLIFVGEHDHFVPVSQADDFTKACTAARSIETVTFDTLSGGAEHCQLGAQTLWHAAFFSWMIQKFG, from the coding sequence ATGACAGACACATTGAATACCCCGGCTCCTTCTGAATCTGTGGACCACGGTGTTTCCCGTTTCTTTCGCAACCAGACCTTTCATTTCCAGACCCTTCGCGCTCTGAATGATATTGCGGCCAATGGTGCCGATCTCAACGAAGTGCTGACAGCAATCAGCGCTATCCCGGATGGCGATACAAAGGCCTGGTTTGACGCATTTTCCGCACTGGCTATCCGCACTGAAGAGCGGATTCCCGCCTGCGCGGATCGGCTCAGCAATGGCCATGCCTGGCTCCGGGCTCATAATTACTGGCGCACTGCCGAATTTCTTCTCCGTTCCGACGATCCGCACCGCAAAATCGCCTGGACACGGGAAATCGCCGCTTTCGATAATGGACTGAAACTCGCTGGCATCGCCTGCGAACGTTTTACCGTTCCCTATGGAACCGGTCACCTTCGCGGCATCCTCTATCCAGGGCCTGACGGATGGCAGAAAAAGCCGCTAATCGTGCTCGTTGGCGGGTATGATTCCACGCTGGAAGAGTTGTATTTCGTTCTTGCCAAAGCCGCATATGACCGCGGTTACGGCGTCCTCACCTATGAAGGTCCCGGCCAAGGCGGCGTTCTGCGCGAATATGGTCTCACTTTTACTCCGGAATGGGAAAAACCCACTGCTGCAATCCTGGATTACTTTGAAGCCACACAGTTCCGTCCGGAGAAAACTGTTCTTGTTGGCATGAGTATGGGCGGCTACCTTGCGCCCAGGGCTGCCGCCTTCGACCCACGCATTTCCGGCGTTGTCGCTTACGATGTCCTGTTCGATATGGGCAGCATTGCAGACCGCTACGCCGCCCTCGCACAGAACCCTGATGCCGCGAAAAACCCTGATCTGGTCTGGGCTGTCGATAACGCCTGCTGGACCCTCGGCGTCAGGACCCTGTCAGAAGCGGTCGAGGCCATAAGGCCCTATACACTCAAAGACGTGGCCAGAAAAATTACTGCTGACGTCCTGATTTTCGTTGGTGAACATGACCACTTCGTCCCTGTCTCTCAGGCCGATGATTTTACAAAGGCCTGCACCGCCGCACGATCTATCGAAACAGTCACCTTCGACACCCTTTCCGGTGGGGCCGAACACTGCCAGCTCGGCGCCCAGACGCTCTGGCACGCTGCTTTCTTTAGCTGGATGATCCAGAAATTCGGCTGA
- a CDS encoding helix-turn-helix domain-containing protein gives MKVLRLHEVRLMIARRKGPMAAVAAEVGWASSARFSRDFRRHFHRSPSEESKWMREHLGKPA, from the coding sequence ATCAAGGTTTTGCGACTGCACGAAGTCAGGCTGATGATCGCGCGGCGTAAGGGGCCGATGGCTGCTGTTGCCGCCGAAGTCGGCTGGGCCAGCTCCGCCCGGTTCAGCCGGGACTTCAGGCGCCATTTCCATCGCAGCCCCAGCGAGGAGAGCAAATGGATGCGGGAACATCTGGGGAAACCAGCATAG
- a CDS encoding FAD-binding oxidoreductase: MKLTSYWLDTAPAFVGTSHAALPGKADVVVIGAGFSGLSAALRLARSGASVVVIDRGPVIGEASGRNGGHVNNGLAGNYGMACGKLGEATAARLYEVFNQAVNTVETIVTENAIDCSFRRCGKLKLASRAQHMDVLRADQARLALQVDPDARILEAGELGGEIGSSQFFGGLLYPHSAQMHVGRFGIGLAQAVLGAGGRIFENTPMTGLRREGRVTRVTTPYGVIEAGAVLMATGISRNGPSFFRRRIMPVGSFIVATEPLDVTTITGLMPGHRNVVTTQNIHNYFRVSADNRLIFGGRACFSKSDRKSDIRSGEMLRDAIRATFPQLPDIRLDYCWGGDVDMTVDRLPRAGEWNGVFYTMGYSGHGTQMSVYMGQRMADVIAGHPEANPLRGMSWPPIPMYGVAEHFLPVVGAYYRLKDYLT, encoded by the coding sequence ATGAAGCTGACTTCTTACTGGCTCGATACCGCCCCGGCCTTTGTGGGCACATCGCACGCGGCCCTGCCGGGCAAGGCGGATGTGGTTGTCATCGGGGCGGGTTTCAGCGGCCTGTCCGCGGCCCTCAGGCTGGCGCGGTCTGGTGCGTCCGTTGTCGTGATCGACCGGGGGCCGGTGATCGGGGAGGCCTCGGGCCGCAATGGCGGTCATGTCAATAATGGCCTTGCGGGCAATTACGGCATGGCCTGCGGGAAGCTGGGCGAGGCGACGGCGGCGCGGTTGTATGAAGTCTTCAACCAGGCGGTCAATACGGTCGAGACCATTGTTACGGAAAATGCGATCGACTGTTCATTCCGCCGCTGTGGCAAGCTGAAGCTGGCCAGCCGCGCCCAGCACATGGACGTGCTGCGCGCGGATCAGGCCCGGCTTGCCTTACAGGTCGACCCCGATGCGCGCATTCTGGAAGCAGGGGAACTGGGGGGGGAAATCGGGTCGTCGCAGTTCTTTGGCGGCCTGCTGTACCCGCACAGCGCCCAGATGCATGTGGGGCGCTTCGGCATTGGCTTGGCACAGGCCGTGCTTGGGGCTGGCGGGCGGATTTTTGAAAATACGCCCATGACCGGCCTGCGCCGCGAAGGCAGGGTAACCCGTGTCACCACCCCTTATGGCGTAATCGAGGCAGGTGCCGTGCTCATGGCTACGGGGATAAGCCGCAACGGGCCCTCCTTCTTCAGGCGGCGCATCATGCCGGTTGGTAGTTTTATCGTGGCGACCGAGCCGCTGGATGTCACCACCATCACCGGCCTCATGCCCGGGCACCGCAATGTGGTGACCACGCAGAACATCCATAACTATTTCCGTGTTTCGGCCGATAACCGGCTGATTTTCGGTGGTCGCGCCTGTTTCTCCAAATCCGACCGCAAGTCGGATATCAGAAGTGGTGAAATGCTTCGTGACGCCATCAGGGCCACTTTCCCGCAACTGCCCGATATCCGGCTGGATTACTGCTGGGGCGGGGATGTGGACATGACCGTCGACCGCCTGCCGCGCGCGGGTGAATGGAATGGCGTTTTCTACACCATGGGCTATAGCGGGCATGGCACCCAGATGTCGGTCTATATGGGCCAGCGCATGGCCGATGTCATTGCAGGCCATCCAGAGGCCAACCCGTTGCGCGGCATGTCCTGGCCGCCCATTCCCATGTATGGCGTGGCGGAGCATTTTCTGCCCGTCGTGGGTGCTTATTACCGCCTGAAGGATTACCTGACCTGA
- a CDS encoding glyoxylate/hydroxypyruvate reductase A yields the protein MSFVIKSTAERAQVWQQQFARHLPDIPFRVWPDIGDPAEVEYLAAWVPPDNLVERFPNLKILFSVGAGIDQFDLAAIPPHIQIVRMIETSLTEGMVAYVQFAVRAIQRDMLRYVSQQRTHVWQAHSVRAASAFRVGVMGLGQLGVPVACVLRDMGYVTQGWARSAREIDGVRCFAGEAEQAEFIASTDILVCLLPLTEQTAGILNRDLFARLPRGASLVQCGRGRHLVTDDLIAALDEGQLSAAILDVTDPEPLPADHPLWDRPDVLITPHIASATPTESGGMAIVNNIRRYLNGETPVGLVNRKMGY from the coding sequence GTGTCATTTGTCATCAAGTCTACCGCTGAGCGGGCCCAGGTATGGCAGCAGCAGTTTGCGCGTCACCTGCCCGATATCCCCTTTCGTGTCTGGCCCGATATCGGTGACCCGGCCGAGGTGGAATACCTTGCGGCATGGGTGCCACCGGACAACCTGGTCGAACGCTTTCCCAACCTGAAGATACTGTTTTCGGTCGGGGCCGGGATCGACCAGTTCGATCTGGCCGCGATCCCGCCGCACATCCAGATCGTGCGCATGATCGAAACCAGCCTGACCGAAGGCATGGTGGCGTATGTGCAGTTTGCCGTCCGTGCCATCCAGCGTGACATGCTGCGCTATGTCAGCCAGCAGCGTACGCATGTGTGGCAGGCGCACTCGGTGCGGGCGGCCTCGGCGTTTCGTGTTGGCGTAATGGGGCTGGGCCAGCTTGGCGTGCCGGTGGCGTGTGTCCTGCGTGATATGGGATACGTGACACAGGGCTGGGCCCGCTCCGCGCGTGAGATTGACGGGGTGCGGTGCTTTGCCGGTGAGGCAGAGCAGGCGGAATTCATCGCCTCGACTGATATCCTCGTCTGCCTGCTGCCGCTGACCGAACAGACAGCAGGCATCCTGAACCGTGACCTGTTCGCGCGGCTGCCACGTGGGGCCAGCCTGGTCCAGTGCGGGCGGGGGCGGCATCTCGTGACCGATGACCTGATCGCGGCCCTTGATGAGGGGCAGCTTTCCGCCGCCATTCTGGACGTGACCGACCCCGAGCCCCTGCCGGCCGATCACCCCTTGTGGGACCGGCCGGATGTGCTGATCACGCCCCATATCGCCAGTGCCACACCCACGGAAAGCGGGGGCATGGCCATTGTCAATAACATTCGCCGCTACCTTAATGGTGAGACCCCGGTGGGCCTGGTCAATCGCAAGATGGGGTACTGA
- a CDS encoding GNAT family N-acetyltransferase codes for MTDSALLTRIETRPMHEADLEAGYALSKALSWPHRLEDWQFMFSVGEGRVAVTDTGAIIGTIMWWRYGAGHASLGMVIVADAWQGHGIGKRLMIEARNALPGVVIHLNATPTGVPLYEKMGFRPCGIVEQRQSNAAAQPLIALPGGVRLRPAGQNDLEAIVACDTQACGMDRRQLVTALLATARGVIVDQEGEIAGYAFCRKFGWGMVVGPVMATSTDYAAAMIAYWIGSHAGQFMRLDIAQDCGLSRWLDEIGLLRVDAVAAMSTDGSYGNAGASPMQRFALCSQAFG; via the coding sequence ATGACTGATTCCGCCCTGCTGACCCGGATCGAAACCCGGCCCATGCATGAGGCCGACCTTGAAGCCGGGTACGCGCTGTCGAAGGCTCTGTCATGGCCACATCGTCTTGAGGACTGGCAGTTCATGTTTTCCGTGGGGGAGGGGCGCGTGGCCGTGACCGATACGGGCGCGATCATCGGTACCATCATGTGGTGGCGGTATGGCGCGGGGCATGCCTCGCTGGGCATGGTGATCGTGGCGGATGCCTGGCAGGGGCACGGTATCGGCAAGCGGCTCATGATCGAGGCGCGCAATGCGCTGCCCGGCGTGGTGATTCACCTCAACGCAACACCTACCGGCGTGCCGCTGTACGAGAAGATGGGTTTTCGCCCCTGCGGCATTGTCGAGCAGCGGCAGAGCAATGCCGCCGCCCAGCCCCTGATCGCCCTGCCCGGGGGCGTGCGCCTGCGCCCGGCCGGGCAGAACGATCTTGAGGCCATCGTGGCATGTGATACCCAGGCCTGTGGCATGGATCGCCGCCAACTGGTGACTGCCCTGCTGGCAACGGCCAGGGGGGTGATCGTGGACCAGGAGGGAGAGATCGCGGGTTACGCCTTCTGCCGCAAATTCGGCTGGGGCATGGTGGTGGGGCCGGTCATGGCCACCAGCACCGATTACGCCGCCGCCATGATCGCCTACTGGATCGGGAGCCATGCGGGGCAGTTCATGCGCCTTGATATCGCGCAGGATTGCGGGCTGTCGCGCTGGCTTGACGAAATCGGCCTGTTGCGGGTCGATGCTGTTGCAGCCATGAGCACTGATGGCAGCTACGGTAATGCGGGCGCCAGCCCGATGCAGCGTTTCGCCCTGTGCAGCCAGGCTTTTGGGTAA
- a CDS encoding NAD-dependent succinate-semialdehyde dehydrogenase → MTTLTLSDPSLFRQQAYIAGQWRDAADGARIAVDNPATGEIIGHVPACTRTQATQAIEAAARAQAEWKQRLPAERAAILMAWHDLILDNVDDLARIMTIEQGKVLAEARGEVRYAASFFKWFAEEARRIDGAILAPPTPGRHVLVLKEPVGVTAAITPWNFPLAMITRKCAPALAAGCSMVVKPSELTPFSALAVAVLGERAGVPAGLVSVITGMPDAVGIELSTNATVRKLSFTGSTRVGSILMEQSAATIKRLSLELGGNAPFIVFEDADIELAVEGVMASKFRNAGQTCICANRVFVHNAVHDRFVERLMQAVAALKVGNGLEAGVTMGPLINAAAVAKVEAHVKDALEKGARYVSAPISVAGCFVSPVVLTDVTTEMRIASEETFGPVLPIFRFDAEEDAVRMANGTPFGLASYFFTRDLDRAWRVGEALEFGMVGLNTGAISMESAPFGGVKQSGLGREGGHPGIDEFLELKSFHMGAPRA, encoded by the coding sequence ATGACGACCCTGACTCTTTCTGATCCGTCCCTGTTCCGCCAGCAGGCCTATATTGCCGGACAGTGGCGGGATGCCGCAGATGGCGCGCGCATCGCAGTTGATAACCCCGCCACGGGCGAGATCATTGGCCATGTGCCCGCCTGCACGCGCACGCAGGCGACCCAGGCCATCGAGGCCGCCGCGCGCGCGCAGGCTGAATGGAAGCAGCGCCTGCCCGCCGAGCGCGCCGCCATCCTGATGGCGTGGCATGACCTGATCTTGGACAATGTCGATGACCTGGCACGGATCATGACCATCGAACAGGGCAAGGTGCTGGCCGAGGCGCGTGGCGAGGTGCGTTACGCGGCCTCCTTCTTCAAATGGTTTGCCGAAGAGGCGCGGCGTATCGATGGCGCCATCCTCGCGCCCCCCACGCCGGGCCGTCATGTGCTGGTGCTCAAGGAACCCGTTGGCGTGACGGCGGCGATCACGCCGTGGAATTTCCCGCTCGCCATGATCACGCGCAAATGCGCGCCGGCCCTTGCCGCCGGGTGCAGCATGGTGGTCAAGCCTTCCGAACTCACGCCGTTTTCCGCCCTTGCGGTCGCGGTTCTGGGTGAGCGCGCGGGCGTGCCCGCCGGGCTGGTCAGCGTAATAACCGGCATGCCCGATGCCGTGGGCATCGAACTCAGCACCAACGCGACCGTGCGCAAGCTGTCCTTTACCGGATCGACCCGCGTGGGGTCGATCCTGATGGAACAGTCCGCCGCCACCATCAAGCGTCTGAGCCTTGAACTGGGCGGCAATGCGCCCTTCATCGTGTTCGAGGACGCGGATATCGAACTTGCCGTTGAAGGCGTCATGGCCAGCAAGTTCCGCAATGCCGGGCAGACCTGCATCTGCGCCAACCGCGTGTTCGTGCACAACGCCGTTCATGACCGCTTTGTCGAACGCCTGATGCAGGCGGTGGCGGCGCTTAAGGTAGGTAACGGGCTGGAGGCGGGGGTCACCATGGGACCGCTGATCAACGCCGCCGCCGTGGCCAAGGTCGAGGCGCATGTGAAAGACGCGCTGGAGAAGGGCGCGCGTTACGTCAGCGCCCCCATCAGCGTCGCGGGCTGTTTTGTCAGCCCCGTGGTGCTGACTGATGTCACGACCGAAATGCGCATCGCCTCGGAGGAAACCTTTGGCCCGGTCCTGCCCATCTTCCGTTTCGACGCGGAGGAAGACGCGGTGCGGATGGCCAACGGCACGCCGTTTGGCCTGGCCAGCTACTTCTTTACCCGCGACCTCGACCGCGCCTGGCGGGTGGGCGAAGCGCTGGAATTCGGCATGGTGGGCCTCAATACGGGGGCCATTTCCATGGAATCAGCACCGTTTGGGGGCGTCAAACAGTCCGGCCTTGGCCGCGAGGGCGGGCATCCGGGCATTGACGAATTCCTGGAACTCAAGAGCTTCCACATGGGTGCGCCCCGGGCCTGA
- a CDS encoding ABC transporter ATP-binding protein — MTHMISVRNLEIVGRRRHGPAVPIVRDVSLDVAEGQMLALIGESGSGKTTIALSLLGHARAGCAISGGRITVAGHDVTTMTAGELRAFRGRTISYVAQNAGTAFNPALSIGQQVIEPARVHWAMTRAQAEHKMIGLFRALALPEPETIGARYPHQLSGGQLQRLMAAMALVTDPEIVVFDEPTTALDVTTQIEVLAAFRSVLADRGITGVYVTHDLAVVAQIADHAVVLRHGQVRESGPVAEILGNPRDDYTRELVGACRIPARATASMPAARKAVDTVLDLSGVIVGYGRPDAAGLPQRRILDQVSLPVPRGGTLGIIGESGCGKSTLARTISGLQPWSAGQVTFRGEALDPAIARRTREQRRRLQIVAQNADMVLNPAWRIGAGLERVLTFFHGLKGAEARNEAARLLDMVRLPHALLDRLPGELSGGQKQRVNFARALAARPDLVLCDEITAALDPVVAAAILDLMAELQRELGISYIFITHDLHAVRAVCDDVAVLYGGKVVEHNSSQSLTTGAHHPYTRLLVSSVPEMQAGWLAGAVARRKATDPAPAQVSGPQGCRFFPRCDRRLPGTCDNGPVPVQALPDGGHVACFRNSAELATSGASECTVLPVIHSPEEVRHDDPDSF; from the coding sequence ATGACGCATATGATTTCCGTGCGCAACCTGGAGATCGTGGGCCGCCGCCGGCATGGACCGGCGGTGCCCATCGTGCGCGATGTCAGCCTGGACGTGGCCGAAGGGCAGATGCTGGCCCTGATCGGGGAATCAGGGTCGGGCAAGACCACCATCGCCCTGTCACTGCTGGGCCATGCCCGCGCGGGCTGTGCCATAAGCGGGGGGCGGATCACGGTGGCCGGGCATGATGTCACCACCATGACGGCGGGCGAACTGCGGGCGTTTCGCGGGCGGACCATCAGTTATGTGGCGCAGAACGCGGGCACCGCGTTCAACCCGGCATTAAGCATTGGCCAGCAGGTCATCGAACCCGCGCGCGTGCACTGGGCCATGACGCGCGCGCAGGCCGAGCACAAGATGATCGGCCTGTTCCGCGCGCTGGCGCTACCCGAACCCGAAACGATTGGTGCGCGTTATCCGCACCAGCTTTCGGGCGGGCAACTCCAGCGCCTCATGGCGGCCATGGCGCTGGTGACCGACCCTGAAATCGTCGTGTTCGACGAGCCGACAACCGCCCTTGATGTCACCACCCAGATCGAGGTGCTTGCCGCCTTCCGTAGCGTGCTGGCCGACCGTGGCATTACCGGCGTGTACGTGACCCATGACCTGGCGGTGGTGGCCCAGATTGCCGACCATGCGGTGGTGCTGCGCCACGGGCAGGTACGTGAAAGCGGCCCGGTGGCCGAAATACTGGGCAACCCGCGTGATGACTATACGCGCGAACTCGTGGGGGCATGCCGCATCCCGGCGCGTGCGACCGCATCCATGCCCGCGGCCCGAAAGGCGGTTGATACGGTGCTCGACCTGTCGGGCGTCATTGTCGGTTATGGCCGACCGGACGCGGCGGGCCTGCCGCAGCGGCGCATTCTCGATCAGGTCAGCCTGCCGGTGCCGCGTGGCGGCACGCTGGGCATCATTGGGGAATCAGGCTGCGGCAAGAGCACGCTGGCGCGCACCATCTCGGGCCTGCAGCCATGGTCCGCGGGGCAGGTCACCTTTCGCGGCGAGGCACTGGACCCCGCCATTGCCCGGCGCACGCGCGAACAGCGCCGCCGGTTGCAGATCGTGGCGCAGAATGCCGACATGGTGCTTAACCCCGCCTGGCGCATCGGGGCGGGCCTGGAACGTGTGCTGACCTTCTTTCACGGGCTGAAGGGGGCCGAGGCCCGCAACGAGGCGGCCCGCCTGCTTGACATGGTGCGCCTGCCCCATGCGCTGCTGGACCGCCTGCCCGGCGAACTGTCGGGCGGGCAGAAGCAGCGCGTCAATTTTGCCCGTGCGCTGGCGGCGCGGCCTGACCTTGTGCTGTGCGATGAAATTACCGCGGCCCTCGATCCGGTTGTGGCCGCCGCCATCCTTGATCTGATGGCTGAACTGCAGCGCGAACTGGGTATATCCTACATCTTCATTACCCATGACCTGCATGCGGTGCGGGCCGTGTGTGATGATGTGGCGGTGCTGTATGGTGGCAAGGTTGTGGAGCATAACAGCAGCCAGTCGCTGACCACCGGCGCGCACCACCCCTATACGCGGCTGCTGGTCTCGTCCGTGCCGGAAATGCAGGCGGGATGGCTGGCCGGGGCGGTGGCCCGGCGCAAGGCGACGGATCCGGCCCCAGCACAGGTATCCGGCCCGCAGGGGTGCCGTTTCTTCCCGCGTTGCGACAGGCGCCTGCCCGGCACCTGCGATAACGGCCCGGTGCCCGTGCAGGCCCTGCCGGATGGCGGGCATGTCGCGTGTTTCAGGAACAGCGCGGAACTTGCCACCAGCGGGGCATCGGAATGCACCGTGCTTCCTGTCATCCATAGTCCTGAAGAGGTACGTCATGACGACCCTGACTCTTTCTGA
- a CDS encoding ABC transporter permease yields MKARLSLPSATQRVGVLFGFWLVLALLGPLLAPYAPGQIIDTQVFAPISHRHWLGTDYLGRDLGSRLLYAVRYTVLICTLSTAFSCGCGILLGVATTATPAWVEQVAGRLMDGILSIPSLLCALLVIAAFGDSLVALVLTMGVIYTPGAYRTSRALALRIARMDYITVAMARGEGRLFIIWREILPNMRGPLLADVGLRFIYAVLLLSNLSFLGLGVQPPLVDLGSLVRENVLGLVYGAVAVVLPTIVIAVLTVGINMVLDGTAGRRS; encoded by the coding sequence ATGAAGGCGCGCCTGTCACTGCCTTCGGCCACGCAGCGCGTGGGCGTGCTGTTCGGGTTCTGGCTGGTGCTGGCCCTGCTTGGCCCGCTCCTGGCCCCGTACGCGCCGGGCCAGATCATCGATACGCAGGTCTTCGCCCCCATATCGCACCGGCACTGGCTGGGCACGGACTATCTGGGTCGCGATCTGGGCAGCCGCCTGTTGTATGCAGTGCGTTACACGGTGCTGATCTGCACGTTGTCCACCGCGTTTTCATGCGGGTGTGGTATCCTGCTCGGTGTCGCCACCACGGCCACCCCGGCGTGGGTGGAACAGGTGGCGGGGCGGTTGATGGATGGCATCCTGTCCATTCCCAGCCTGCTCTGCGCGTTGCTGGTCATCGCGGCGTTTGGTGACTCGCTTGTCGCACTGGTGCTGACCATGGGGGTGATCTACACACCCGGCGCCTACCGGACCAGCCGTGCCCTGGCCCTGCGCATCGCGCGGATGGACTACATCACGGTGGCCATGGCGCGGGGCGAGGGGCGGCTGTTCATCATCTGGCGTGAAATCCTGCCCAATATGCGCGGCCCGCTGCTGGCCGATGTGGGGCTGCGTTTCATCTATGCCGTACTGCTGCTGAGCAACCTGAGCTTTCTGGGGCTGGGCGTGCAACCGCCGCTGGTGGACCTTGGCTCGCTTGTGCGCGAGAATGTGCTGGGGCTGGTTTATGGCGCCGTGGCGGTGGTGCTGCCCACCATCGTGATCGCGGTGCTGACGGTAGGCATCAACATGGTGCTGGACGGAACGGCGGGGCGGCGTTCATGA